The following proteins are encoded in a genomic region of Fibrobacter sp. UWR4:
- a CDS encoding DUF4357 domain-containing protein: MLLTSSGTFCSKDQFKTEEEVEKVVVDNFKLLFGDYSILLPKSLIRSSGVVRKNTVMNRETKNKIAELCIAEIGKQKEFSKLLESDLKIQLIHVHGFVQKILEKDPIVSLPIDYSPSDLEEWAESLKVDVQIQHIEKYMNGKGEVLYNFPDLELTQEKESLKTTDKSNALYEIVKAELLNVGDVVHFDYGPKGKSKTHFEGKICSDGIEVDGIVSSASVSALRCIQQISPSRTTTNGWVTWKTADGKFLEEKWNALLKKSDDAEQPSRPKKHKKKSRKTSAVSLPENSDNDMLYHFAKGGAIVAKVRRVGSQFVLLAGSKLSLKYDFRGSGWMNVRKNASVGADGTLREDIECDSPSMAAAFVAGGARNGLTFWKNKDRKELKSLGK; the protein is encoded by the coding sequence ATGCTTCTTACTTCCTCCGGCACATTCTGTTCCAAAGATCAGTTCAAGACCGAAGAAGAGGTCGAGAAGGTTGTCGTTGACAACTTCAAACTTCTCTTTGGCGACTATTCTATCTTGCTACCGAAAAGTTTGATTCGGTCTTCTGGTGTGGTTCGGAAAAATACGGTGATGAATCGCGAGACGAAGAACAAGATTGCGGAACTTTGCATTGCAGAAATCGGAAAGCAGAAGGAGTTCTCAAAGCTTCTTGAATCAGACTTGAAAATCCAGCTAATCCATGTGCACGGTTTTGTCCAGAAGATTTTGGAAAAGGACCCAATTGTCTCTTTGCCGATAGACTATTCCCCGAGCGATCTCGAAGAATGGGCGGAGTCATTGAAAGTCGATGTGCAGATTCAGCATATCGAGAAATACATGAACGGCAAGGGCGAGGTGCTTTACAACTTCCCTGATTTGGAGCTGACGCAAGAAAAGGAATCCTTGAAGACGACGGACAAGAGCAACGCTTTGTACGAGATTGTGAAGGCGGAACTTTTGAACGTGGGCGATGTCGTGCATTTCGATTACGGCCCGAAGGGTAAATCCAAGACGCATTTCGAAGGAAAAATCTGTTCCGACGGAATTGAGGTGGACGGAATCGTTTCTTCGGCCAGCGTTTCTGCCTTGCGTTGCATCCAGCAAATCAGCCCGTCGCGCACAACGACGAACGGCTGGGTCACCTGGAAAACCGCCGACGGAAAATTCCTCGAAGAAAAGTGGAACGCCCTGCTTAAAAAGAGTGACGACGCGGAACAACCATCGAGACCCAAAAAGCATAAAAAGAAATCTCGCAAGACATCGGCGGTGTCGCTTCCTGAAAATAGCGATAACGATATGTTGTATCACTTCGCGAAAGGCGGGGCGATTGTCGCTAAAGTCCGGCGTGTTGGCTCGCAGTTTGTTCTTCTTGCCGGCAGCAAACTTTCGCTGAAATATGACTTCCGTGGCTCGGGTTGGATGAACGTTAGAAAGAACGCTTCTGTTGGTGCTGATGGAACGCTTCGCGAGGATATCGAATGCGATTCCCCGTCAATGGCCGCTGCGTTCGTTGCTGGAGGCGCTCGAAACGGCCTTACCTTCTGGAAGAATAAGGATAGAAAGGAATTGAAAAGTCTCGGAAAATAA
- a CDS encoding DUF3800 domain-containing protein, which produces MTEYNFYCDESCHLEHDNSNVMVLGGVWCPKEKRHQINGRIKEIKIRNNVPEQAELKWTKVSPSKIQVYIDLMEYFFDETDLHFRGLLIPDKKKLNHQMFNQTHDEWYYKMYFSMLKAMLVPTDTYNIFIDIKDTHSAERAKKLWSVISNSMYDFSKRIIKQVKPIRSDEVQIMQITDVLTGAFGYNNRVFGDSEKRSVAKRRIIELIQKRSGYTLQKSTLLREDKLNLFVWKSRNDQE; this is translated from the coding sequence ATGACTGAATACAATTTCTATTGTGATGAAAGCTGCCATTTGGAACATGACAATAGCAATGTCATGGTTCTAGGGGGCGTGTGGTGTCCAAAGGAAAAACGGCACCAGATTAACGGACGAATAAAGGAAATAAAGATTCGCAACAATGTTCCTGAGCAAGCTGAACTGAAGTGGACAAAAGTCTCGCCTTCCAAAATTCAGGTCTATATAGACTTGATGGAGTATTTTTTTGATGAAACGGATTTACATTTTAGAGGGCTCTTGATTCCCGACAAAAAGAAATTGAACCACCAAATGTTCAACCAGACTCATGATGAGTGGTATTACAAGATGTATTTTAGCATGTTGAAGGCCATGCTTGTTCCGACAGATACATACAATATTTTTATTGATATAAAGGATACGCATTCAGCGGAAAGGGCTAAAAAACTTTGGAGTGTGATTTCCAATTCAATGTATGATTTTTCAAAGAGAATTATTAAGCAGGTGAAACCTATAAGGTCTGATGAAGTTCAAATAATGCAAATTACAGATGTTTTAACAGGAGCCTTTGGCTATAACAATAGAGTTTTTGGTGATTCTGAAAAACGGAGTGTGGCCAAAAGGAGGATTATAGAGCTTATTCAAAAAAGATCAGGATATACTTTGCAAAAATCCACCCTCCTTCGTGAGGATAAGTTGAATTTGTTTGTGTGGAAATCTCGTAATGACCAGGAATAA
- a CDS encoding YhcG family protein, translating into MSRKSENGQKQSLTILDKDYLEWVKQLSSRYKSYLIKASVHINSEQLKFYYSVGKDIFEKQIDNKYGTKFYAALSRDLRKLLPDAEGLTEGNLRYAKRFYQLYSDPKKLFPQVAEELYPQIFPQVAEELPKVPWGHHRLLIDKFSDNPPKALFFVGQIVENGWSRSSLMNWIDSNLYERQGKAITNFSKTLPSPTSDLAKEITKDPYSFAFAGVTKEYNEKQLKSALLSNITNFLIELGSGFAYVGKEYRLQVGKKEKFIDLLFYHLSLRCYVVIEVKMGEFDFQDVGQLGGYVVSANHILKREGDNPTIGLLICKSKDRLLAQYALESSNQPIGISDFELEKLYPAKVEGLIPTINELESGLIDRPKEG; encoded by the coding sequence ATGAGTAGAAAAAGTGAAAACGGGCAAAAACAATCTTTAACCATTCTCGATAAGGATTATCTTGAATGGGTCAAACAGTTGTCATCAAGATATAAAAGCTATTTGATCAAGGCTTCTGTTCACATCAATTCGGAGCAGTTGAAATTTTATTATAGCGTTGGAAAGGACATCTTCGAAAAGCAGATAGATAATAAGTATGGCACCAAATTTTATGCCGCTCTTAGCCGCGATTTAAGAAAGTTATTACCAGATGCGGAGGGGCTGACAGAAGGGAATTTGAGATATGCAAAGCGATTTTATCAGCTTTATTCGGATCCCAAGAAATTGTTTCCGCAAGTTGCGGAAGAATTGTATCCGCAAATATTTCCGCAAGTTGCGGAAGAATTGCCTAAAGTACCATGGGGCCACCATCGTTTGCTCATTGATAAATTCTCTGACAATCCGCCCAAAGCGCTTTTCTTTGTAGGGCAGATTGTTGAAAATGGGTGGAGCCGTTCTTCGCTTATGAATTGGATCGATTCAAATTTATATGAGCGACAGGGCAAGGCGATTACCAATTTTTCGAAGACATTACCATCTCCAACTAGCGATCTTGCGAAAGAAATTACAAAGGACCCTTATAGTTTCGCTTTTGCCGGCGTAACAAAGGAGTATAACGAAAAACAGTTAAAGTCGGCTTTACTTTCCAATATCACAAATTTCTTGATAGAGCTGGGGTCTGGTTTTGCCTATGTGGGCAAGGAGTATAGGTTACAGGTCGGAAAAAAAGAAAAATTTATTGATTTGCTGTTCTATCACCTTTCTCTTAGATGTTATGTTGTTATCGAAGTCAAGATGGGTGAATTCGATTTTCAAGATGTGGGTCAATTAGGTGGATATGTTGTTTCCGCAAATCACATTTTAAAGCGTGAAGGGGATAACCCTACAATTGGTCTGCTTATTTGTAAGAGTAAAGATCGCTTGTTAGCCCAATATGCGTTGGAATCGAGCAACCAACCAATAGGTATTTCGGATTTTGAACTTGAAAAATTATATCCTGCAAAAGTTGAAGGCTTAATTCCGACAATCAACGAATTGGAATCGGGGTTAATTGACAGACCTAAGGAAGGCTAA